From a region of the Gordonia sp. PP30 genome:
- a CDS encoding low temperature requirement protein A encodes MPVRSQLMKMTGRDPHEEGRAGSSLEILYDLVFVVAFSVAGVQLAEYAAEGHWLPAIAGYLLTTFATIWAWINFAWFSSAFDTDDWFYRLLTLLQMIGVSIIAIGIPPVFSSIHEGGHVDVTVLVIGYIVMRLGMITQWLRAALQAPDYRRTALAYALFTAIAQVGWVILIFLPTGLWATLAIGLVLVGVEMAGPFVAETRIRATPWNPEHIAERYATLMVITLGEGVVGTVAVLQAVVGREGWSHETAVLGLAAMGVTFMMWWLFFLMPNGAILARRPEKCFGFGYGYLPLFMACAAVGGGLHVVALWIERHATIGPVAVVATTAVPLAVFCLGLIGIHGWLVGGHRVLWPMGIGATAPIVLGLVLAAVGAPVLVGTVVVCLAPLIPVVIAEVATDESDALG; translated from the coding sequence GTGCCAGTGCGATCACAGCTGATGAAGATGACCGGCCGCGACCCTCATGAAGAGGGGCGCGCCGGCAGCAGCCTGGAGATCCTGTACGACCTGGTATTCGTGGTCGCCTTCTCGGTGGCCGGGGTGCAGCTGGCCGAGTACGCCGCCGAGGGACATTGGCTGCCCGCGATCGCCGGCTATCTGCTGACCACCTTCGCCACCATCTGGGCGTGGATCAACTTCGCCTGGTTCTCGTCGGCCTTCGACACCGACGACTGGTTCTACCGGCTGCTCACCCTGCTGCAGATGATCGGCGTCAGCATCATCGCGATCGGCATCCCGCCCGTCTTCTCGTCGATCCACGAGGGCGGTCACGTGGACGTGACCGTGCTGGTCATCGGCTACATCGTGATGCGGCTCGGGATGATCACCCAGTGGCTGCGGGCGGCGCTGCAGGCCCCGGACTACCGGCGGACCGCACTCGCCTACGCCCTGTTCACCGCGATCGCGCAGGTCGGTTGGGTGATCCTGATATTCCTGCCGACCGGGCTCTGGGCCACCCTGGCGATCGGGCTGGTGCTGGTCGGGGTGGAGATGGCCGGCCCGTTCGTCGCCGAGACGCGCATCCGGGCCACGCCGTGGAATCCCGAGCACATCGCCGAGCGCTACGCCACGCTGATGGTGATCACCCTCGGCGAAGGAGTGGTGGGCACCGTCGCGGTGCTGCAGGCGGTCGTCGGCCGGGAGGGCTGGAGTCACGAGACGGCGGTTCTCGGACTGGCCGCGATGGGCGTGACGTTCATGATGTGGTGGCTGTTCTTCCTGATGCCCAACGGTGCGATTCTGGCGCGGCGCCCGGAGAAGTGCTTCGGATTCGGCTACGGCTATCTGCCGCTGTTCATGGCGTGCGCGGCCGTCGGCGGCGGCCTGCACGTGGTGGCGTTGTGGATCGAGCGGCACGCGACCATCGGCCCGGTCGCGGTCGTGGCGACCACGGCGGTTCCGCTGGCGGTGTTCTGCCTGGGGCTGATCGGGATCCACGGATGGCTGGTCGGCGGACATCGGGTGCTGTGGCCGATGGGTATCGGTGCGACGGCGCCGATCGTGCTGGGTCTGGTGCTCGCGGCGGTGGGAGCACCGGTGTTGGTGGGCACGGTGGTGGTGTGCCTGGCGCCACTGATACCGGTGGTGATCGCCGAGGTCGCGACCGACGAGAGCGATGCCCTAGGCTGA
- a CDS encoding DUF302 domain-containing protein: MQIALSTAVPGTVPEVAGRVRAALAEQGFGVLTEIDMSATLKNKIDVDMEDYLILGACNPPMAHRAVSAEKQIGLLLPCNVVVRQDPAEAGRVLVEAMNPQIMVTVVDDNPALAEVADEVTTRLQAVIDAL; encoded by the coding sequence ATGCAGATCGCCCTCTCCACCGCGGTCCCCGGCACCGTTCCCGAGGTGGCCGGCCGCGTCCGCGCCGCCCTCGCCGAACAGGGTTTCGGCGTGCTCACCGAGATCGACATGTCGGCCACGCTGAAGAACAAGATCGACGTCGATATGGAGGACTACCTCATCCTCGGCGCCTGCAACCCCCCGATGGCGCACCGCGCAGTGAGTGCGGAGAAGCAGATCGGGCTGCTGCTGCCCTGCAACGTGGTGGTCCGGCAGGATCCCGCCGAGGCCGGCCGCGTGCTGGTGGAGGCGATGAACCCGCAGATCATGGTGACCGTCGTGGACGACAATCCGGCGCTGGCGGAGGTCGCCGACGAGGTGACGACCCGGCTGCAGGCCGTGATCGACGCCCTCTGA
- a CDS encoding metal-sensitive transcriptional regulator, with amino-acid sequence MIGDDEATATIINRLRRAHGQLAGVINMIEDGRDCKDVVTQLAAVSRALDRAGFKIVATGLRECLAEDERPDGEKTGESLNVDQLEKLFLALA; translated from the coding sequence ATGATCGGCGACGACGAGGCCACCGCCACCATCATCAACCGCCTGCGCCGGGCGCACGGACAACTGGCCGGCGTCATCAACATGATCGAGGACGGCCGGGACTGCAAGGACGTGGTGACGCAGCTCGCCGCGGTGTCCCGGGCGCTCGACCGCGCCGGATTCAAGATCGTCGCCACCGGCCTGCGCGAGTGCCTCGCCGAGGACGAGCGGCCCGACGGCGAGAAGACCGGCGAGAGCCTCAACGTGGACCAGCTGGAGAAGCTGTTCCTGGCGCTGGCCTGA
- the purD gene encoding phosphoribosylamine--glycine ligase has protein sequence MRVLVIGSGGREHALLLGLDRDPSVTQLHAAPGNAGTAAVAVNHPVDVASPEEVVGLARSVEADLVVIGPEVPLVHGVADALRDAGFATFGPGAAAAQIEGSKAFAKDVMAAAGVRTARAEVVDELAGLDAALDRFGPTWVVKDDGLAAGKGVVVTPDRAAARAHAADCLEHGHPVLLESFLSGPEVSLFCLVDGDTVVPLLPAQDHKRVGDGDQGPNTGGMGAYTPLPWLPPEMVQRIVDEVVAPVAAELVRRGTPFSGLLYAGLAIDDEGPAVVEFNCRFGDPETQAVLDLLESPLGEALNAVATGTLADLAPLRWYDGSAVVVVLAAENYPGTPRTGDAITGADGEGILHAGTKLGADGEVLSAGGRVLSVVGRGPDLAAARAQAYQRLAAVTLPGSHFRTDIGLAAEEGRISL, from the coding sequence GTGCGAGTACTCGTGATCGGCTCGGGCGGCCGCGAACACGCCCTCCTCCTCGGTCTGGACCGCGACCCTTCGGTGACGCAGCTGCACGCGGCACCGGGTAACGCCGGCACCGCCGCGGTGGCCGTCAACCACCCGGTCGACGTCGCGTCACCGGAGGAGGTCGTCGGGCTGGCCCGTTCCGTCGAGGCGGATCTGGTGGTTATCGGACCCGAGGTGCCGCTGGTCCACGGCGTCGCCGATGCGCTGCGTGACGCCGGTTTCGCGACCTTCGGTCCGGGTGCCGCCGCCGCCCAGATCGAGGGCTCCAAGGCCTTCGCCAAGGACGTCATGGCCGCCGCCGGGGTGCGCACCGCACGCGCCGAGGTGGTCGACGAGCTGGCCGGGCTTGACGCCGCGCTCGACCGTTTCGGCCCCACCTGGGTGGTCAAGGACGACGGTCTCGCCGCCGGTAAGGGCGTCGTGGTGACGCCGGATCGCGCCGCCGCCCGCGCTCACGCCGCGGACTGCCTGGAGCACGGTCATCCGGTGCTGCTGGAGAGCTTCCTGTCCGGCCCGGAGGTCTCGCTGTTCTGCCTGGTCGACGGCGACACCGTGGTGCCGCTGCTGCCGGCCCAGGATCACAAGCGCGTCGGCGACGGCGATCAGGGCCCCAACACCGGCGGCATGGGCGCGTACACGCCGCTGCCGTGGCTGCCGCCCGAGATGGTCCAGCGGATCGTCGACGAGGTGGTGGCCCCGGTCGCCGCCGAACTCGTCCGGCGCGGGACCCCGTTCTCCGGTCTCCTCTACGCGGGTCTGGCGATCGACGACGAGGGGCCGGCCGTCGTCGAGTTCAACTGCCGCTTCGGTGACCCGGAGACCCAGGCCGTGCTCGACCTGCTCGAATCCCCCCTCGGCGAGGCCCTGAACGCCGTCGCCACCGGCACTCTCGCCGACCTGGCGCCGCTGCGCTGGTACGACGGCAGCGCGGTGGTGGTCGTACTGGCTGCCGAGAACTACCCGGGCACCCCGCGCACCGGCGACGCCATCACCGGCGCGGACGGCGAGGGGATCCTGCACGCGGGCACCAAGCTCGGCGCCGACGGCGAGGTGCTCTCGGCCGGCGGCCGCGTGCTGTCGGTGGTCGGCCGCGGCCCCGATCTGGCCGCCGCTCGCGCGCAGGCATACCAGCGGCTCGCCGCCGTCACGCTCCCCGGTTCACACTTCCGCACCGACATCGGCCTCGCCGCCGAGGAGGGCCGGATCTCGCTGTAG
- a CDS encoding SDR family NAD(P)-dependent oxidoreductase, translating to MTEHDLSHLHVAVTGGAQGIGAATARRLAARGAAVSIGDVDVPATTAQAAAIAAAHGRGRCFAAELDVRAEPDFRRFLAAAGDFHGTAIDVMVNNAGIMLVGPFREEAVALTDKQLAVNVGGVVNGTRVALEVFEDRGSGHVVNIASVAGRNAFANIATYTGTKHFVYGFTEALRSEYSGTGIEFTTVLPNIAKTRLGSGVSGVKMVRKSDPEDIAEAIVAAIASPAPATYIPRTLAPLSGLAQAVPSAVRDRVFGLLGADRALVDTDDAERAAYDEVLGR from the coding sequence ATGACCGAGCACGACCTGTCGCACCTGCACGTCGCCGTCACCGGCGGAGCGCAGGGCATCGGTGCGGCCACCGCCCGCCGGCTCGCCGCGCGAGGCGCCGCCGTGAGCATCGGCGACGTCGACGTGCCCGCGACCACCGCGCAGGCGGCCGCGATCGCCGCCGCGCACGGCCGCGGCCGCTGCTTCGCCGCGGAGCTGGATGTGCGCGCGGAACCGGACTTCCGGAGGTTCCTGGCCGCGGCCGGAGACTTCCACGGCACGGCCATCGACGTCATGGTGAACAACGCCGGGATCATGCTCGTCGGACCCTTCCGCGAGGAGGCCGTCGCCCTCACGGACAAGCAGCTCGCCGTCAACGTCGGCGGCGTCGTGAACGGCACCCGGGTCGCGCTGGAGGTCTTCGAGGACAGGGGCTCCGGACATGTCGTGAACATCGCCTCGGTGGCGGGCCGCAACGCCTTCGCGAACATCGCGACGTACACCGGCACCAAGCACTTCGTCTACGGCTTCACCGAGGCCCTGCGCAGCGAATACTCCGGCACCGGCATCGAGTTCACGACCGTGCTCCCGAACATCGCCAAGACCCGGCTGGGATCCGGCGTCTCCGGCGTGAAGATGGTGCGCAAGAGCGATCCCGAGGACATCGCCGAGGCGATCGTGGCCGCGATCGCGAGTCCGGCGCCGGCGACCTACATCCCGCGCACCCTGGCGCCGCTGTCCGGTCTGGCGCAAGCCGTCCCGTCGGCTGTCCGCGACCGGGTGTTCGGCCTCCTCGGTGCCGATCGGGCGCTCGTCGACACCGACGACGCCGAGCGGGCGGCCTACGACGAGGTGCTGGGTCGCTGA
- a CDS encoding MMPL family transporter, translating to MSIDVPPAPAGDTPDEQSGTTATTTGPGPLARLGTWAATHRRWVFGIWAILVIGLGAAAPSVFSSLAGAGWQANGSESVHVRELAQEHFGGNSSAAIQVVLHSESGPLNQTGESQILAGLDRIAHADDRFASVIPPQPGMTVSPDGRTAIAIIGANANTDEMVKAVDDHKKEITALSRDEIDVYPTGSSALWSDFNKANHDAMMKAEMFSWPLTLAIMIVAFGSIVAAGLPLLLTLAGLVASAGALVLLNMVTPISVWAMNFAMMFALALGIDYALFMVARFRAAYALQEPDGLDDAGKRRAAVRATSETMDTAGKAILLSGLTVLVSLSAVLMVPAPSVRTMAVGIMLAVVFVLAASLTLLPATLAALGGKVNAGSLPWSKGHHGASPLFTKWGHFLHRHPWGPAVIAIGILVALAAPVFGLKVAMPSIAVVPQDAPVRQGYEIIAQEMGPGVPGMLTVIAPADEAAQASSVAAKNPGIAMVMPAAPAADDSGLVMIQAVPKADPSDPSMRGTLHSLRRAMPDGAIVGGPSAENLDLQDALNTWFPRVAGTILALGFLLLLVALRAPVIALLGTVVSLLSTAAAFGVAKLIFGDGIGASLLGFQPQGFLNGWGPVFFFAMIFAIAMDYTVFLLATAKEHYEHHDDPHQAQVDAMAYSGRIIFAAAAVMVAVFFSFALADPLPPKEMGIILGVAVLLDALLIRLILLPAILRISGHGAWWSPRWLDRLLPKISFKH from the coding sequence ATGAGCATCGACGTTCCGCCGGCCCCGGCCGGCGACACCCCCGACGAACAGTCCGGCACCACAGCCACCACAACCGGCCCCGGCCCCCTCGCCCGGCTCGGCACCTGGGCCGCGACCCATCGCCGGTGGGTCTTCGGCATCTGGGCGATCCTGGTGATCGGCCTCGGCGCGGCGGCACCGTCGGTGTTCTCGTCGCTGGCCGGAGCCGGCTGGCAGGCGAACGGTTCCGAGTCGGTCCACGTCCGCGAACTCGCCCAGGAACACTTCGGCGGCAACTCCTCGGCGGCGATCCAAGTCGTCCTGCATTCCGAGTCCGGGCCGCTGAACCAGACCGGAGAGTCCCAGATCCTCGCCGGGCTCGACCGGATCGCCCACGCCGACGACCGCTTCGCGTCGGTGATCCCGCCGCAGCCCGGCATGACCGTGAGTCCGGACGGGCGCACCGCCATCGCGATCATCGGCGCGAACGCGAACACCGACGAGATGGTGAAGGCCGTCGACGACCACAAGAAGGAGATCACCGCGCTCTCCCGCGACGAGATCGACGTCTATCCGACCGGCTCGTCGGCGCTGTGGAGCGACTTCAACAAGGCCAACCACGACGCGATGATGAAGGCCGAGATGTTCTCGTGGCCGCTGACGCTGGCCATCATGATCGTCGCCTTCGGTTCCATCGTCGCCGCCGGACTTCCGCTGCTGCTGACGCTGGCGGGTCTGGTCGCGTCGGCGGGTGCGCTGGTGCTGCTCAACATGGTCACGCCGATCTCGGTGTGGGCGATGAACTTCGCCATGATGTTCGCTCTGGCCCTGGGCATCGACTACGCGCTCTTCATGGTCGCGCGGTTCCGCGCGGCCTACGCGCTGCAGGAACCGGACGGGCTCGACGACGCAGGCAAGAGACGTGCCGCGGTCCGTGCGACCTCGGAGACGATGGACACCGCGGGCAAAGCGATCCTGCTGTCCGGGCTCACCGTTCTGGTCAGTCTGTCCGCGGTGCTGATGGTGCCCGCGCCGTCGGTCCGGACCATGGCGGTCGGCATCATGCTGGCCGTGGTCTTCGTCCTCGCGGCGAGCCTCACCCTGCTGCCCGCCACCCTGGCCGCACTCGGCGGCAAGGTGAACGCCGGCTCGCTCCCCTGGTCCAAGGGCCACCACGGCGCGTCACCGCTGTTCACCAAGTGGGGACACTTCCTGCACCGCCACCCGTGGGGACCGGCCGTCATCGCCATCGGCATCCTGGTCGCCCTCGCCGCGCCCGTCTTCGGGCTCAAGGTCGCCATGCCGTCGATCGCGGTGGTCCCCCAGGACGCCCCGGTCCGCCAGGGCTACGAGATCATCGCCCAGGAGATGGGGCCCGGCGTGCCGGGCATGCTGACCGTCATCGCCCCGGCCGACGAGGCGGCGCAGGCGTCGTCCGTCGCGGCGAAGAACCCCGGGATCGCCATGGTGATGCCCGCCGCACCCGCCGCCGACGACTCCGGCCTGGTGATGATCCAGGCCGTGCCGAAGGCCGATCCGTCGGACCCCTCGATGCGCGGCACTCTGCACTCGCTGCGGCGGGCCATGCCGGACGGTGCGATCGTCGGCGGCCCGTCCGCGGAGAACCTCGACCTGCAGGACGCGCTGAACACCTGGTTCCCCCGGGTGGCCGGAACCATCCTGGCGCTGGGCTTCCTGCTCCTGCTGGTCGCCCTGCGCGCACCGGTGATCGCGCTGCTCGGCACCGTCGTCAGCCTGCTGTCGACCGCGGCCGCGTTCGGCGTCGCCAAGCTGATCTTCGGTGACGGCATCGGCGCCAGCCTGCTCGGCTTCCAGCCGCAGGGCTTCCTGAACGGCTGGGGCCCGGTGTTCTTCTTCGCGATGATCTTCGCGATCGCGATGGACTACACGGTGTTCCTGCTGGCCACCGCCAAGGAGCACTACGAACACCACGACGACCCGCACCAGGCCCAGGTCGACGCGATGGCCTACTCGGGCCGGATCATCTTCGCCGCCGCCGCGGTGATGGTGGCCGTGTTCTTCTCGTTCGCCCTCGCCGATCCGCTGCCGCCGAAGGAGATGGGCATCATCCTCGGTGTCGCGGTGCTGCTCGACGCGCTCCTGATCCGCCTGATCCTGCTGCCTGCCATTCTCCGGATCTCCGGGCACGGCGCCTGGTGGAGCCCGCGATGGCTGGATCGGCTGCTGCCGAAGATCAGCTTCAAGCATTGA
- the purB gene encoding adenylosuccinate lyase: MGKPAISNVLASRYASEGLAEIWSPRNKIILERRLWIAVLKAQRDLGIDVPDGAVDDYERVVDQVDLESIADRERITRHDVKARIEEFNDLAGHEQIHKGMTSRDLTENVEQLQILSSLRYVRGHGVALLARITERAAQYSSTVMAGRSHNVAAQATTLGKRFASAADELMTALTRLDELIARYPLRGIKGPMGTSQDMLDLLDGDAAKLDALEGKVAQHLGFDRALTSVGQVYPRSLDYDVVSALVQLAAAPSSLATTIRLMAGHELVTEGFQPGQVGSSAMPHKMNTRSCERVNGLAVILRGYASMTGELAGAQWNEGDVFCSVVRRVALPDAFFAIDGLMETFLTVLAEFGAYPAVIANELDRYLPFLATTKVLMASVRAGVGRETAHEAIKENAVAVALAMREEGREPDLLDRLAADERIPLDRAALDALIADKSAFVGAAEAQVAQVLAAAAAVIESDPQAAAYAPAPIL; the protein is encoded by the coding sequence GTGGGTAAACCTGCCATCAGCAATGTCCTGGCCAGCCGCTACGCCTCCGAAGGCCTCGCCGAGATCTGGTCGCCGCGGAACAAGATCATCCTCGAGCGCCGCCTCTGGATCGCGGTCCTGAAGGCCCAGCGCGACCTGGGTATCGACGTGCCGGACGGTGCCGTCGACGACTACGAGCGGGTCGTCGATCAGGTCGACCTGGAATCCATCGCCGACCGCGAGCGGATCACCCGGCACGACGTGAAGGCCCGCATCGAGGAGTTCAACGATCTCGCCGGGCACGAGCAGATCCACAAGGGCATGACCAGCCGCGATCTGACCGAGAACGTGGAGCAACTGCAGATCCTCAGCTCGCTGCGGTACGTGCGCGGGCACGGTGTCGCCCTGCTCGCCCGGATCACCGAGCGCGCCGCGCAGTACTCGTCGACCGTGATGGCCGGTCGCAGCCACAACGTGGCCGCGCAGGCCACCACCCTCGGCAAGCGCTTCGCCTCGGCCGCCGACGAGCTGATGACCGCGCTCACCCGGCTCGACGAGTTGATCGCCCGCTACCCGCTGCGCGGCATCAAGGGGCCGATGGGCACCAGCCAGGACATGCTCGATCTGCTCGACGGCGATGCGGCCAAGCTGGACGCCCTCGAGGGCAAGGTGGCGCAGCATCTCGGTTTCGATCGGGCGCTGACCTCCGTCGGCCAGGTGTATCCGCGGTCGCTCGACTACGACGTGGTCTCGGCGCTGGTGCAGCTGGCCGCGGCGCCGTCGTCGCTCGCCACCACCATCCGGCTGATGGCCGGGCACGAGCTGGTCACCGAGGGCTTCCAGCCCGGCCAGGTCGGCAGCTCGGCGATGCCGCACAAGATGAACACGCGCAGCTGCGAGCGGGTGAACGGTCTCGCGGTGATCCTGCGCGGCTACGCCTCGATGACCGGCGAACTGGCCGGTGCGCAGTGGAACGAGGGCGACGTGTTCTGCTCGGTGGTGCGCCGCGTGGCGCTGCCCGACGCCTTCTTCGCCATCGACGGCCTGATGGAGACCTTCCTGACGGTGCTCGCCGAGTTCGGCGCCTACCCCGCGGTGATCGCGAACGAGCTCGACCGGTACCTGCCGTTCCTGGCGACCACCAAGGTGCTGATGGCCTCGGTGCGCGCGGGCGTCGGCCGCGAGACGGCCCACGAGGCGATCAAGGAGAACGCCGTCGCGGTCGCCCTCGCCATGCGTGAGGAGGGTCGCGAGCCCGACCTGCTCGACCGGCTCGCCGCCGACGAGCGGATCCCGCTCGACCGGGCCGCGCTCGACGCGCTGATCGCCGACAAGTCCGCCTTCGTCGGCGCCGCGGAGGCGCAGGTCGCGCAGGTGCTCGCCGCCGCGGCGGCGGTCATCGAGAGCGACCCGCAGGCCGCCGCCTACGCCCCGGCACCGATTCTGTAA
- a CDS encoding phosphoribosylaminoimidazolesuccinocarboxamide synthase gives MRPALSDYPHVASGKVRDIYEIDDETLLLVTSDRISAYDFILDTPIPDKGAILTAASFFWFDELGVPNHLAGGPEDERIPAGLVGRSMVVRKLPMVPVECVARGYLTGSGLVDYRATGAVCGVRLPAGLTEADRLPAPIFTPATKAALGDHDENVTFDQVAEQVGDDLARTLRDVTLDIYSRAADLARDRGIILADTKFEFGRAPDGSLVLADEVLTPDSSRYWEAATWKPGEVQPSFDKQIVRNWLTSAESGWDRHGTVPPPPLPDDVVERTRARYIEAYERISGRSFADWPGGNSPLSR, from the coding sequence ATGCGTCCAGCACTGTCCGATTACCCCCACGTCGCCTCCGGCAAGGTCCGCGACATCTACGAGATCGACGACGAGACGCTGCTGCTGGTGACCTCGGACCGGATCTCCGCGTACGACTTCATCCTGGACACCCCGATCCCGGACAAGGGGGCGATCCTCACCGCGGCCAGCTTCTTCTGGTTCGACGAACTCGGTGTGCCGAACCATCTCGCCGGCGGGCCGGAGGACGAGCGGATCCCGGCCGGGCTGGTCGGCCGCTCGATGGTGGTGCGCAAGCTCCCGATGGTGCCCGTCGAATGCGTCGCGCGCGGCTACCTGACCGGCTCCGGCCTGGTCGACTACCGCGCGACCGGAGCGGTCTGCGGCGTCCGGCTGCCCGCCGGACTCACCGAGGCCGACCGGCTCCCCGCGCCGATCTTCACCCCGGCCACCAAGGCCGCACTGGGCGACCACGACGAGAACGTCACCTTCGACCAGGTGGCCGAGCAGGTGGGCGACGACCTCGCGCGCACGCTCCGCGACGTGACCCTGGACATCTACAGCCGCGCCGCCGACCTGGCGCGTGATCGGGGAATCATCCTCGCGGACACCAAGTTCGAGTTCGGCCGGGCGCCGGACGGCTCGCTGGTCCTCGCCGACGAGGTGCTGACCCCGGACTCCTCCCGCTACTGGGAGGCCGCCACCTGGAAGCCCGGCGAGGTGCAGCCGAGCTTCGACAAGCAGATCGTCCGGAACTGGCTCACCTCCGCCGAATCCGGCTGGGACCGCCACGGCACGGTTCCGCCCCCGCCGCTGCCCGACGACGTCGTCGAACGCACCCGCGCGCGCTACATCGAAGCGTACGAGCGCATCTCGGGCCGCAGCTTCGCCGACTGGCCGGGTGGCAACAGCCCGTTGAGCCGGTGA
- a CDS encoding S9 family peptidase produces MTNRVETSSAPPVAKKIPARREHHGDVFVDDYEWLRDKDDPEVVAYLEAQNAYTETQTASLAPLRSDIYNEIRSRTQETDMSVPVRSGRFWYYVRTEEGKSYGIRCRRPIAGDDDWTPPEIAGDGPIEGEQILFDSNVEAEGHEFFSLGAHSVSHDGRWLAYSTDTVGDERYTLRIKDLETGELLPDVIEGTAGGATWSKDAKYLFYLTVDDAWRPDTVWRHTVGAGSTSTSLSMNAASGPDRTGSGTDDVRVFHEPDERYWVGFGATHSEEYLMIAAGSKLTSEIFALSMNDPTGEFTSVAGRTEGVEYSAEHARLGGRDYFLIVHNDEIDGVKAVDFAVDVMPVDDPSARRNLLPHRPSFRIEDVDCFADYLVLSYREDALPRLAIADLRGRDALPGADDFVPVTFDQELCSVGLGPNPEWDTPHLRIVYGSYVDPTEVLDLDVSTGERTLLKRAVVLGEYHPADYVAEREWAVADDGTRIPVSIVRRADADRGVPAPVLLNGYGAYEISSDPGFSVQALSLLDRGVAVATAHVRGGGEMGRDWYEEGRVLAKKNTFTDFVAVARHLVETGVTTPGQLVADGGSAGGLLMGAVANLAPELFGGILAAVPFVDPLTSILDPSLPLTVTEWDEWGDPLHDPEIYAYIRSYAPYENVAELPYPAMLILTSFQDTRVLFTEAAKWAARLQESTTSGKPVLLRTEMNGGHGGPSGRYRQWEEAAFELAWILSVSGAVSA; encoded by the coding sequence GTGACGAACCGAGTCGAAACGTCGTCTGCCCCACCCGTCGCGAAGAAGATCCCCGCCCGCCGCGAGCACCACGGCGACGTCTTCGTCGACGACTACGAGTGGCTGCGTGACAAGGACGATCCCGAGGTGGTCGCCTACCTCGAAGCCCAGAACGCGTACACCGAGACGCAGACCGCGTCGCTGGCCCCGCTGCGCAGCGACATCTACAACGAGATCCGTTCCCGCACACAGGAAACCGACATGTCGGTGCCGGTGCGCTCGGGCCGGTTCTGGTACTACGTGCGCACCGAGGAGGGGAAGTCGTACGGGATCCGGTGCCGTCGTCCGATCGCCGGTGACGACGACTGGACGCCGCCCGAGATCGCCGGCGACGGACCCATCGAGGGCGAGCAGATCCTGTTCGACAGCAACGTCGAGGCGGAGGGGCACGAGTTCTTCTCGCTCGGCGCGCACTCGGTGAGCCACGACGGCCGCTGGCTCGCGTACAGCACCGACACCGTCGGCGACGAGCGGTACACGCTCCGCATCAAGGACCTGGAGACCGGCGAACTGCTGCCCGACGTCATCGAGGGCACCGCGGGCGGGGCCACCTGGTCCAAGGACGCGAAGTACCTCTTCTACCTGACGGTCGACGACGCCTGGCGTCCCGACACCGTCTGGCGCCACACCGTGGGCGCCGGGAGCACTTCGACTTCGCTCAGCATGAATGCGGCGAGCGGGCCCGATCGAACCGGATCGGGCACCGACGACGTCCGGGTGTTCCACGAGCCGGACGAGCGCTACTGGGTGGGCTTCGGCGCCACCCACAGCGAGGAATACCTGATGATCGCGGCCGGCTCCAAGCTGACCAGCGAGATCTTCGCGCTGAGCATGAACGACCCGACCGGCGAGTTCACCAGCGTCGCCGGTCGTACCGAGGGCGTCGAGTACAGCGCCGAGCACGCCCGGCTGGGTGGCCGCGACTACTTCCTGATCGTGCACAACGATGAGATCGACGGCGTCAAGGCCGTGGACTTCGCCGTCGACGTGATGCCGGTCGACGACCCGTCCGCGCGTCGGAACCTGCTGCCGCACCGGCCGTCGTTCCGGATCGAGGACGTCGACTGCTTCGCCGACTATCTGGTGCTGTCGTACCGGGAGGATGCGCTGCCGCGGCTCGCGATCGCCGACCTGCGGGGGCGCGACGCGCTGCCCGGCGCGGACGACTTCGTGCCGGTCACCTTCGACCAGGAGCTGTGCTCGGTCGGCCTCGGACCCAATCCGGAGTGGGACACCCCGCACCTGCGGATCGTCTACGGCAGCTACGTCGACCCGACCGAGGTACTCGACCTGGACGTGAGCACCGGCGAGCGGACGCTGCTGAAGCGGGCCGTCGTGCTCGGCGAGTACCACCCGGCCGACTACGTCGCCGAACGCGAGTGGGCCGTGGCCGACGACGGCACCCGGATCCCGGTGTCGATCGTGCGGCGGGCCGACGCCGACCGCGGCGTGCCGGCGCCGGTGCTGCTCAACGGATACGGCGCGTACGAGATCAGCTCCGACCCGGGCTTCTCGGTGCAGGCGCTGTCGTTGCTGGACCGGGGTGTCGCGGTCGCGACCGCGCACGTCCGCGGCGGCGGCGAGATGGGTCGTGACTGGTACGAAGAGGGCCGCGTCCTGGCCAAGAAGAACACCTTCACCGACTTCGTCGCCGTCGCCCGGCACCTGGTCGAGACGGGGGTGACCACGCCGGGACAGCTGGTGGCCGACGGCGGCTCGGCGGGCGGTCTGCTGATGGGCGCGGTCGCCAATCTGGCACCCGAGCTGTTCGGCGGAATCCTGGCGGCGGTGCCCTTCGTCGACCCGCTGACCTCGATCCTGGATCCGTCGCTGCCGCTGACCGTGACCGAATGGGACGAGTGGGGCGACCCTCTGCACGACCCGGAGATCTACGCCTATATCCGCAGCTACGCGCCGTACGAGAACGTCGCCGAGCTGCCGTATCCGGCGATGCTGATCCTGACGTCGTTCCAGGACACCCGGGTCCTCTTCACCGAGGCCGCGAAATGGGCCGCGCGCCTTCAGGAGTCGACGACGTCCGGCAAGCCGGTCCTGCTGCGCACCGAGATGAACGGCGGCCACGGCGGGCCGAGCGGGCGGTACCGGCAATGGGAGGAGGCGGCCTTCGAGCTCGCCTGGATCCTGTCCGTCTCCGGCGCTGTGTCTGCCTGA